The window CGCGCGGGCATCACGATCAACCTCGAATCCGAAGGCGAGGCGCAGCGCGCGCTGGCGATCGGCGAACGCATCGGCATCCGCCCCCGGCTCGCGGTGCGGGTCAATCCCGACTTCGATCTCAAGGGGTCGGGGATGAAGATGGGCGGCGGTGCCAAGCCCTTCGGCGTCGATGCCGAACGCGTTCCGGCGTTGATCGCCCGCATCGTGGCGGCGGGCGCGGATTATCGCGGGCTGCACATCTTCGCAGGCTCGCAGGCGCTGATGGTCGATGCGATCGTCGAGGCTCAGGCGTCCGCCCTCATGCTCGCAGCGCGATTGAGCAATGAATCGCAAGTCGTTCCCCCGCTTGTCAATTTGGGTGGTGGTTTCGGCGTTCCCTATTTTGCGGGGGACAAGCCGCTCGACATCGAGGCGATCGGCGTGGCGCTCGAAACCGCACTTGCCGCACGCGATCCGATCCTGACCGACAGCGCCTTCGCGATCGAGCTTGGCCGGTGGATCGTGGCCGAGGCGGGGGTCTATCTGACCCGTGTGGTCGATCGGAAGGTCAGCCACGGTGAGACCTTCCTGGTCGTCGACGGCGGGCTGCATCACCAGCTAGCGGCCAGCGGCAATTTCGGCACCGTGGTCCGCCGCAATTATCCGATCGCCAATGCGCTGCGCTTCGGCGCGCCGGTGGAGGAGGAAGTGAGCGTCGTCGGGTGTCTGTGCACCCCGCTCGACCTGCTCGGAAATCAGGTCGGCCTGCCGCGAACCGGGGTGGGCGATGTTATCGCAATCTTCATGGCGGGCGCTTATGGCGCGAGCGCCAGCCCGCAATCGTTTCTCGGACACCCCGTTCCGGTCGAATTAACCATAGACGGGGATGTAATCCTGTGATTCTTAGGTGCAACTGCGCACATAAGGGAAGCGTTCACATCTTCATGGCATGATTTCGCCATCATATTGCGCGATGGGCCGCTTGGCGGAGGTATTTGTATGGGTTTGTGTCGGTCGCTTGTTGGGGGACTGGGCGGCTTTGCGCTGACGATTGCGGCGGTTTCGCCGGCAATCGCGGCGGAACCGGCCAAGGAGCTGCCGCCTGCGCCTTTCGTGTCGCCGAGCGCGACGCCGGGCGAGGATTATGCGATCGGCCCGCTCGATGCGCTGACCGTGTTCGTGTGGCGCAATCCGGAGCTTGGCGCATCGGTGCAGGTGCGGCCCGACGGGCGCATCACGTTGCCGCTGATCACCGACATGGTGGCGGTGGGCAAGACGCCGACCAAGCTGGCCGACGATATTCGCGACGCGCTGTCGACCTATATCAAGGATCCGATTGTCTCGGTCATCATCAACAGCTTTTCGGGCACCTATTCGCAGCAGATCCGCATCGTCGGCGCGGCGGAAAAGCCGGCGTCGATCCCATATCGCGCGGAAATGACCCTGCTCGACGCGATGATCGCGGTTGGCGGGCTTTCGGAATTCGCGGCGGGCAACCGTGCGCGCCTGATCCGCCACAACCAGACGACCGGCAAGCAGGACGAATATAAGATCAAGATCGAAAGCCTGATCAAGCGCGGCGACATCAAGGCCAACGTCAAGCTGATGCCCGGCGATGTGATCATCATTCCGGAGAGCGCCTTTTGATGCGTGATCCTGCCTTGGCCGTGGGGGCGGTGTAGGGTCGATGGAAGCGATCTATACCGAGATACGGATTGCGCTGTTCGCGATCTGGCGCTTGCGCTGGCTCGCGATCGTGGTCGCGTGGGGCGTGTGCCTGGTCGGCTGGGCGTTCGTCATGCGCATCCCGGCCGCGTTCGAAAGCTCGACCCGCATCTCGGTGCAGACCAGTTCGCGGCTGACCGGTCAGATCGGCATCGACGACAGCGATCGGCAGAAGGACATGGAACGCGTCCGCCAGTCGCTGACGTCGACCGAAACGCTCAAGCGCGTCGTCGCCAATGTGTCGAACGGTGAACGCGCGCTGACATCGGCGGAATCGCTGCCGCTGATCGGCGCGCTGCGTTCGGGCATCTCGATCACCGCGAACGGCGACAATCTGCTCGAGATCAAGACCCGCGTCGGCCTGAAGGATTTTTCGGACCGCGAGACCGCGTTCATCGTCCGCAACGTGACGCAGCAGCTGGTCGACATCTTCGTGCAGGAAAATATCCTGGGGTCGCGCGATGAGAGCCAGCAGGCGCTCGCCTTCCTCGATCAGGAGCTGGCGCGCCGGGCCAAGGAACTCGCCAATGTCGATCGGCAGCGCGCGGCGCTGGCGCAGCGGACGATGGGCAATCTGCCGGGCAGCGGTTCGTTGGAACAGCGTATGGAGCTGGCGCGCAACGAACTGTCGAACGTCGAATCCAACCTGATGTCGGCGCAGAGCGCGCTGGCCGCGATGAACGGGCAGCTGGCGGCGACCCCGGCGAGCATCCCGGTTGCGGGCGCGCCCGGCGGCGGATCGACCGAACAGCGTATCGCCTTGCTCGAAGGGCAATTGTCGGACGCCACCGCGCGTGGATGGACCGACAGGCATCCCGACGTGATTGCGATGAAGTCGCAGCTTGCGCAGGCGCGTGCCGAGCAGCGGCGCGGCGGATCGGTTTCCGGGCCGATGGCGCCCAACCCGGTCTATGTCTCGATCAAGTCGATGCAGGCCGAACGGCAGGGCAATGTCGCGATGTATTCGGCGCGCAAGGCGCAGCTTCAGGCCGATATGCAGCAGATCGCCACGCGCCAGCTGACCGCGCCCGACGAAGAGGCGACCGGCCAGAAGCTCGACCGCGATTATACGGTGCTGCGCGATCAGTATAACAAGCTGCTGGCCGATCGTGAGACCGCCAAGCTGCGCGCCGATGCGACCGGCAAGAGCGACAAGGTTGCGTTCCGCGTGATCGATCGCCCGTCCTTCCCGACCAAACCGGCGGCGCCGAACCGGCCGCTGCTGCTGACCGGCGTGCTGATCGCAGGGCTGGTGGTCGGCGCGGGTGTCGCCTTCGCCAAGAGCCAGCTGTCGAACAGCTATACGACCACGCAGCAGCTGGCGAAGGCCAGCGGCCTGCCGGTGCTGGGCGCGATTTCCGAAGTGGTGACGGTGGAGACGCGCGCGGCCAAGCGGCAGCAGCTGATCTGGTTCTCCTCCGCGGCGGGCGCGTTGACCGGCGTATTCGGCCTGCTGCTGCTGGTCGAATTCGTTAAACGTCTGATGATAAGCTGATCGACGATGGATGATCAGATCCCAGACAAGGCCCAGAAAAAGGGGCGTCGCCGCGGCGGATCGCTGATCGAGCGTGCAGGCTCGGTCTATGATTTCGAGGGGATTCTGCGCGCGCGCATTTTCGTGCCGCCGACGGGCGAACCGACCCCGATCATCGATATGCCGCCGGTCCAGCCGGCCTTCGATCCGTTCAAGCCCGCGCCGGCCCCCGAACTGCCGCCCGCGCCGCCGCCGCTGATCGACGCGCCGGCTCCTCCGCCGCCCGTCTCGCTGGCGGGCAGTGGCGGGGCAGGGGCCTTGCCGCCTGTCGCTACGCCGCAGGTCGCGGCCGAGCCGGCGGCGCTGCCCGCGCCCGACATCATCTACAAGACCGCCAAGGTCGATCGCGCCTCGCTGATCGAACAGGGCTTCATCATGCCCGACGCGGCGATCACGGCGCTTGCCGAGGAGTTCCGCATCGTCAAGCGGACGCTGCTGCTCAACGCGATCGGGCCGACCGCTTTGCCCAAGGGGCGCCGCCTGCTGATCTGTTCGGCGCAGGCAAATGAGGGCAAGACCTTTTGCGCGGTCAATCTGGCGCTTTCGATGGCGAACGAGCGCGATGTCGAAGTGCTGCTGGTTGATGGCGACTTCGCCAAGCCGACCGTGCTGTCGACGCTGGGCATCGAAGGGCCGGTGGGCCTGATGGACGCGCTGGCCGATCCCGACATCGATGTCGAAACGCTGGTGATCAAGACTGATGTGGGCAGCCTGTGCGTGCTGCCGTCGGGCAAATATACCAATGAAGCGACCGAGCTGATCGCGGCGGAACGCACCCGCCACGTGCTCGATCGCCTGGCCTCCAAGCCCAACCGCATCGTCCTGTTCGATAGCCCGCCCGCGCTGGCGGCGTCGCCGGCGTCGGTGCTGGCCTATCATGTCGGGCAGGTGCTGCTGGTCGTGCAGGCCGATCGCACCGGCGAGGCCGAACTGCGGGATGCGACGCTGCTGCTCGGTGGCTGCGAGGAAATCCAGCTGCTGCTCAACAAGGTCCGCTTCTCGCCCAGCTCGCGCCGCTTCGGCAGCTATTACGGGTATGAAGCCCCGCGATGAGCGCGCTCGCTTCGGGGGCGGTGCGGAGGTTCGTTGCGGGCCTTGCGCTATGTTTCGCCGTCGCGGCGGGCGGCGTCGCGCATGCGCAGAGCGTCGACATGAGCGGGCTGCCCGGCGGCAAGCCGCAGCGCACCGGTCGCCCGACGATTACCCCCTATATCGATGTGCGCGAGTTCACGCAGGGCGCGCTCAAGGGCGACGCAGAAACCGTCACCTACGCCGAGGCGATTGCGGGGCTGGGCGTCGAATATAATACGCGCCGCGTCGCATCGACCCTGTTCTACACCTACACCCGCCGCATCCGGCAGCAGGGCGATGTCGGTCGATCGGGTTCGCATAACGGCATCGCGCGGGCGAGCATCCGCATCATCCCCGATGTCTCCGCGCTCGATGTCGGCGCGATTGCGACCTACACCCGCGTCAATCCGGCGGGCGCCGCGCCGCTGGGCAATGTGGGCAATGCCGACAATATCTCGCAGGTCTATGGCGCCTATATCCAGCCGTCGGTCGCGACGAACATCAGCGAGCTGGACGTCGCGTCGAGCTATCGCTTCAGCTATGTGACCACCGGCAATTCGACCCAGGGCGTGCCGGTGACGCCCGGCTTCGATCGTTTTTCCGATTCGGTCAGCCATCTGGCGACCGCGCAGATCGGGATGAAGCGCGGCACCCTGCCGTTCAGCTGGACGCTGAGTTCGCAATATAGCCGCGAAGATTCGGGGCAGCTCAACGAACGCTTCGAAAATTACAACGCGATCCTCGAAACGCGCGTGCCGCTGTCGGCGACGATCGCCTTCGTCAGCAGCGGCGGCTACGAAAGCTCGACCAACTCGAAGCAGTCGACGTTGGTGGATGCGAACGGGATCCCGATCCTCGATGCCGACGGGCGTTTCCAGGCCGATCCTTCGGATCCGCGCGTCCTGACCTATGATATTGCCGGCTTCGTCGCCGATGGCGGCCTGATCTGGTCGCCCAGCCGGCGCACCCATGTCGAGGCGCGCGCGGGCTATCGCTATGGCGGCTTCACAGTGACCGGCCTGATCGAGATGAAGCCCGATTCCAAATCGTCGGTGGCGCTGGTGGTGTTCGATCGCCTCGAAAGCTTCGGCCGCGGCGTGACCGCAGGGCTCGCCGGCGCGCCGACCCAGTTGCAGGAGCCCGACGACATGGGCGGCAGCGGCAGCACGCCGTACAGCCAGTGCGTGTTCGGCAAGAATCCCGGCATGGGCAGCTGTCTTGGCGGCACGCTCGGATCG is drawn from Sphingomonas crocodyli and contains these coding sequences:
- a CDS encoding pyridoxal-dependent decarboxylase, exosortase A system-associated; its protein translation is MKPTGPIPEAFASNDQLIIGRKTVQELIDIAVDTPFFAYDVDAIRQRIGRFRAAFPNVQLHYAVKANPHRPLVRAIAAMVDGIDVASEGEARLALDAGMTSADISFAGPGKRDRELETAIRAGITINLESEGEAQRALAIGERIGIRPRLAVRVNPDFDLKGSGMKMGGGAKPFGVDAERVPALIARIVAAGADYRGLHIFAGSQALMVDAIVEAQASALMLAARLSNESQVVPPLVNLGGGFGVPYFAGDKPLDIEAIGVALETALAARDPILTDSAFAIELGRWIVAEAGVYLTRVVDRKVSHGETFLVVDGGLHHQLAASGNFGTVVRRNYPIANALRFGAPVEEEVSVVGCLCTPLDLLGNQVGLPRTGVGDVIAIFMAGAYGASASPQSFLGHPVPVELTIDGDVIL
- a CDS encoding XrtA/PEP-CTERM system exopolysaccharide export protein; translation: MGLCRSLVGGLGGFALTIAAVSPAIAAEPAKELPPAPFVSPSATPGEDYAIGPLDALTVFVWRNPELGASVQVRPDGRITLPLITDMVAVGKTPTKLADDIRDALSTYIKDPIVSVIINSFSGTYSQQIRIVGAAEKPASIPYRAEMTLLDAMIAVGGLSEFAAGNRARLIRHNQTTGKQDEYKIKIESLIKRGDIKANVKLMPGDVIIIPESAF
- a CDS encoding XrtA system polysaccharide chain length determinant, with the translated sequence MEAIYTEIRIALFAIWRLRWLAIVVAWGVCLVGWAFVMRIPAAFESSTRISVQTSSRLTGQIGIDDSDRQKDMERVRQSLTSTETLKRVVANVSNGERALTSAESLPLIGALRSGISITANGDNLLEIKTRVGLKDFSDRETAFIVRNVTQQLVDIFVQENILGSRDESQQALAFLDQELARRAKELANVDRQRAALAQRTMGNLPGSGSLEQRMELARNELSNVESNLMSAQSALAAMNGQLAATPASIPVAGAPGGGSTEQRIALLEGQLSDATARGWTDRHPDVIAMKSQLAQARAEQRRGGSVSGPMAPNPVYVSIKSMQAERQGNVAMYSARKAQLQADMQQIATRQLTAPDEEATGQKLDRDYTVLRDQYNKLLADRETAKLRADATGKSDKVAFRVIDRPSFPTKPAAPNRPLLLTGVLIAGLVVGAGVAFAKSQLSNSYTTTQQLAKASGLPVLGAISEVVTVETRAAKRQQLIWFSSAAGALTGVFGLLLLVEFVKRLMIS
- a CDS encoding AAA family ATPase — its product is MDDQIPDKAQKKGRRRGGSLIERAGSVYDFEGILRARIFVPPTGEPTPIIDMPPVQPAFDPFKPAPAPELPPAPPPLIDAPAPPPPVSLAGSGGAGALPPVATPQVAAEPAALPAPDIIYKTAKVDRASLIEQGFIMPDAAITALAEEFRIVKRTLLLNAIGPTALPKGRRLLICSAQANEGKTFCAVNLALSMANERDVEVLLVDGDFAKPTVLSTLGIEGPVGLMDALADPDIDVETLVIKTDVGSLCVLPSGKYTNEATELIAAERTRHVLDRLASKPNRIVLFDSPPALAASPASVLAYHVGQVLLVVQADRTGEAELRDATLLLGGCEEIQLLLNKVRFSPSSRRFGSYYGYEAPR